The nucleotide sequence TTTGGAAACATATGAGCAATATGAAATTCCTGTAGAAACAGTAGAAGAAGAAATGAAATATATCCTAGAAAACATGGAAGTAAAAATCCAATTTTTCGGTAGCGAAGTCATCGGCGTTCAATTACCAACAACTGTCGTATTACGTGTTGTGGAAACACAACCTTCCATCAAAGGTGCAACAGTCACTGGTTCAGGTAAGCCAGCGACAATGGAAACTGGCTTAGTAGTCAATGTTCCTGACTTCATCGAAACAGATGAATTGTTGGAAATCAATACAGCAGAAGGTTCTTATGTAAAACGTGCGTCAAAATAATTCGCTAACGGATTGATAAGAATTTGAAAACAGAGCTTGACCTCTTGAAAGGCAGATCATCGGATCTGCCTTTCAAGAGGTTTTTTGTGGAATCAGCAAATTGAAAAATAAAAAAGTATTTGATTTTATTTATATTTTGAAAGATGAATGGCAAAAGCTAGAGAAAGAAGAAACTGCACTTATTTATGAAGAAATTGAAATGATTCATAAAATTGAAAATATCCGAACTATTCCGAACTATATTGAAGCGAAAATATTTTTTCATCACTAAATAGTGTTGAATTTATGTTTTTATGTATAAATAGCTTCTAATAGTTCGGGTATTTTGTTTTTATAACCATTTTTATTCTTATTTTTAAAAAAATATTTCGAAATATACTAGACAATTCAGAAAATTTTGTTTAATATTATTCCAATAAAATTCAAATCTTTATCAAATGAAATTCCAATAAAAACGGAAAAAAAGTGAAAAGAGGAATGAAAAAATGACAGAATTGATAATTGGCGGAGTCACAGCAAGCACATTGGCAGAAAAGTATAAGACACCTCTGTATGTGTATGATGAAGAAAAGATGAGACAAACGATGCTGTCATTCAAGCGAGGCTTTGTATCGAAACGTTTTGATACAAAAGTGCTTTACGCCTCTAAAGCATTCCAAACGATTGAGATGCTGCATTTAGTTCGTGAATATGGATTCGGGCTAGATGTTGTCAGTGGTGGGGAAATCTATACCGCTTTGCAAGCTGATTTTCCTAGAGATACTATCTACTTCCATGGTAACAACAAGACGCCAGAGGAACTGATCTATGCACTTGAAAATGATTTGTTGCATATTGTTGCCGATAATTTGATGGAAGTTGAATTATTAGCAGAATTAAGCCAACGCTATTTAAAAAAAATCTGTATCATGCTTCGGTTGAATGTCGGAGTAGAAGCACATACTCATGAATATATCGTCACTGCGCATATTGATTCAAAATTCGGCATGAGCTATGAAAGTAAAGAGTGCCAACAAGCCCTTCAGTTGATAAAAGAAAGCAGCTATCTAGAGTTAGAAGGATTTCATGCTCATATCGGGTCACAAATTTTTGATGTTACTGCTTGGTTAGCTGAAATCGACAAATTGACGAATTACTTAACCGATTTTGACCAACCTCTTTCCTTGAATCTTGGCGGAGGGTTTGGGATTCGTTATACACAAAATGATCAGCCGATCCCAGTCGAAGAGGCACTAAAAAAACTGATTGAATATACGGAAGAAGCTTTGGAAAAACGAAAACTGACCATTCGTCAATTACTGATCGAACCGGGTAGAAGTATTGTTGGAGAAGCTGGTACAACACTATACACGATTGGTTTCATCAAAAAGACACCACATAAAAAATATTACTTTGTAGATGGCGGGATGACAGATAATATCCGTCCAGCTCTGTATCAGGCAGAATACGATTGTGATTTAGCAGCAAAACTGTCGGAAGAAAAAACAGAGAAAGTGACGATTGCAGGAAAAATGTGTGAATCAGGCGATGTGGTAATTAAAGAAGCTTATTTGCCGAAAGCAGAATCGGGTGATCTTTTAGCTGTTTATTCCACGGGAGCTTATGGATACTCGATGAGCAGCAACTACAATCGAGCGACACGACCAGCAGTTGTTTTTGTCAATAATGGCCAATCAAGACTGATTGTTCGCAGACAAGCATTTTCTGATCTACTAAGGGGGGAAGTTTCCTATGATCCTTCATAAATATAATGGCTGCGGAAATGATTTTATCTTATTAGATTACGCAGAAGACACAGATTATAGTCAATTAGCCGCTTCTTTATGCACAAAAGAAAAATATGATACAGACGGATTGATCGCCGTAAAAATCGATCCGTTGGAAATGATCTATTACAACAAAGATGGCAGCCGCGCGCCGATGTGCGGAAATGGCATTCGCTGTTTTGCTCGATACGTAAATGATCAGAACATGATGAATGAACAGGAATTCAACGTAGAGACATTAGCAGGCACAAGAAAAATTACGGTGTTGGATCCCTCACCTTTTTATTGCAGCGTAGATATGGGAGTGCCAGATGATTCTCCGGAAAAAATCAAAGCTAATCAAACTTATCCAATAAAAAACCAGGAAATAGAGATCAATGGTGAAAAAGTAACGATCACTAGTTTATTTTTAGGAACGATTCATACCGTTGTTTTTGTTGAAAATGCGCGTGAGGAAGTCTGGAGAAAAAGAGGTGAACTGATCTGTCATCATCCTTTGTTCAAAGAAAAAACCAATGTCAACTTTGTAGAAGTAGTCAATGAACAAGAATTGATCGTCCGTACCTATGAAAGAGGAGTAGGTTGGACACTTGCTTGCGGTACAGGTTGCTGTGCCTCTTATGTGGTTGCTAAGGAAACTGGGAAAATTTCAGCAGATCAGGTAGTTGTTCACTTGGAACAAGGAGACTTGATGATCTCTGGTGAGGATGCGATACAAATGGCTGGCCCAGCAGTTCATGAATGGACAAGAATATTGGAGGAATGAAGATGATAAAAGGTTCGATCGTGGCGCTGATCACGCCGATGAATGAAGAGGGATCAGTAGATTATGCTGGTTTGGAAAAATTGATCCAATTCCATTTAGATGAACAAACAGATGGATTATTAGTTTTAGGTACAACAGGAGAATCTTCTACGCTCACACAATCTGAGGAGGAGCAGATCCTTCAACTGACAGTAAAGAAAGTGGCTGGCCGTGTGCCGGTGATTGCAGGAGCTGGAACGAATAATACGAAAGAAACGATTGAAAAAGCGAAGCATTTTGCTTCTTTGGGGGCAGACGCACTTTTGGTCATCACCCCTTACTACAACAAAACAAGTGATGCAGGACTAGCTGCTCATTTTACAGCAATTGCAGAAGCCTCACCGATTCCGCTTATTTTGTATAATGTTCCTTCTAGAACAGGCATGTCGATTCCAATCCATGTATTAGTAAATTTAGCAGAACATCCTAATATCATTGGTTTGAAAGAAGCCTCAGGAGATATGGCTTATGTGATGGATGCCGCTCGGTTGATTGGAGAAGAATTCTTCCTTTACAGTGGAAATGATGATTTGATCCTACCAGTAATGAGTGTAGGAGGAAGCGGTGTAATAAGTGTATGGGCGAATATCCAACCTAAAATAGTCCATGAATTAGTAAAAGATACGCAGGACGGAAGATGGCAGCAAGCAAAAGAAAAGCAATTAAATGCACTTGAACTGATCCATGCCTTGTTCAGTGAGACCAATCCTATTCCTGTCAAAGCAGCCATGTCATTATTAGACTTACCTTCCGGACCTCTACGCCTGCCTTTAGTTTCTCTTTCAAAAGAGAAAAAGAAACAATTAGCTCAGCTTTTGTTAAAAGAAAGGACGGTTGAAAAATGAAAATCGGACTGATTGGCAGTGGACAGATGGGAAATAGAGTCGAAGAAGTTGCACAAGAAAGAGGAGATACGGTCCTTCTTTTACGGACGGCACCTAAAGAAGCAACTACGCTTGCTTTTACGGAACTGCCAGAACTGCTTATTGATTTTTCTCATCCAGATAATTTAGAGAAAATCCTTTCGTATAGCTTATCATATCAACTTCCGTTAGTCATTGGCACGACAGGTTATACACAATCACAGTTCCAAGAAATAAAAGAACATGCCAAACATGTACCTGTGATGTATAGTGCTAATTTTTCGTTCGGCATCATGGTGATGAATCAACTAATCAAGCAAGCAGCTGCAATGTTGCAAGGCTGGCAGATCGAACTGATTGAAAAACATCATAGTCGTAAAAAAGATGCACCATCTGGTACTGCAAATATGCTGCTTCAAACAATCCAAGAAGTGCAAAAGCTGCAGCCCGTATACAACTGGCAAGGGAAAAAAAGAGAAGAAAACCAAATTGGTGTACACAGTATTCGTGCAGGTTCTTTACCTGGTGAACATGATGTATTGTTTGCTGCTACTGATGAAATATTTACGATCAAACATGAATCTTTTTCTAATCGAATCTTTGCTGCAGGCGCAGTAGAAGCAGCGGACTGGTTGAAAGATCAGTCACCAGGTTATTACAAATTAGAAGATTTATTAATGGACAAAGGGGTGTAAAAAACGTGGAAGCTCAAGAAATCATCCGCTACATTCAAACGGCATCTAAAAAGACGCCTGTGAAAGTCTATCTGAATGTAACCGAGCCAATCGAATTTAAAGAAAGTAAAGTTTTTGGTGAAGGAAGCAGCTTCGTTGTTTTTGGTGACTATGAGACGATTGCTCCGGTTTTAGAAGCTGAATCAGAAAAAATCATTGAAATCGAAATCGAAACTGCTGCAAGATACAGCGCAGTTCCTTTGCTAGATATTAAAAAAATTAATGCTCGTATCGAACCAGGTGCTATTATCAGAGATCAAGTGTCAATCGGCAACAATGCCGTGATCATGATGGGAGCGATTATCAATATTGGTGCAGTAATCGGTGAAAACACGATGATTGATATGGGTGCTGTCTTAGGTGGACGAGCGACAGTGGGCAAAAACTGCCATATTGGTGCAGGAGCTGTCTTAGCAGGTGTGATCGAACCAGCATCGGCCAAACCGGTTATCGTAGAAGACGGCGTACTGGTAGGTGCGAATGCAGTGATTGTTGAAGGTGTCCATATCGGAAAAGATGCAGTCGTGGCAGCAGGAGCAGTGGTTTTAGAAGATGTGGCAGCAGAAACTGTTGTCGGTGGAATACCTGCACGTGTATTAAAAATAAGTGATGATCAGACAAAAGAAAATACAGCATTGATTGCTGCGTTACGCGAATTATAGAGGAGATGGAGAAAAATGCGCGAAATAGATACCTGTATTGTGGGGGCAACCGGATTAGTCGGCCAAACGATGCTCAAAGTGTTAGAAGAATATGATTTTCCAGTAGGACGATTGAAATTATTAGCTTCAAAACGTTCAGCCGGTAAAGTTTGTGTATTCAAGAAAAAGAAACACACTGTACAGGAATTGACAGAAACTTCATTTGAAGGATATGATTTAGCGCTATTTTCTGCAGGTGCTTCTGTATCCAAAGAGTTTGCGCCAATCGCACGAAGTCAGGGACTATTTGTCATAGATAATTCCTCAGCATGGCGGGAAGATTCGGATATTCCAT is from Enterococcus faecium and encodes:
- the efp gene encoding elongation factor P, coding for MISASDLRAGMTFVQDGKLIKVLDASHHKPGKGNTVMRMKLKDVRSGATYDTTFRPEEKFEKAHIDTKPVQYLYTMDDTAFFMDLETYEQYEIPVETVEEEMKYILENMEVKIQFFGSEVIGVQLPTTVVLRVVETQPSIKGATVTGSGKPATMETGLVVNVPDFIETDELLEINTAEGSYVKRASK
- the lysA gene encoding diaminopimelate decarboxylase — its product is MTELIIGGVTASTLAEKYKTPLYVYDEEKMRQTMLSFKRGFVSKRFDTKVLYASKAFQTIEMLHLVREYGFGLDVVSGGEIYTALQADFPRDTIYFHGNNKTPEELIYALENDLLHIVADNLMEVELLAELSQRYLKKICIMLRLNVGVEAHTHEYIVTAHIDSKFGMSYESKECQQALQLIKESSYLELEGFHAHIGSQIFDVTAWLAEIDKLTNYLTDFDQPLSLNLGGGFGIRYTQNDQPIPVEEALKKLIEYTEEALEKRKLTIRQLLIEPGRSIVGEAGTTLYTIGFIKKTPHKKYYFVDGGMTDNIRPALYQAEYDCDLAAKLSEEKTEKVTIAGKMCESGDVVIKEAYLPKAESGDLLAVYSTGAYGYSMSSNYNRATRPAVVFVNNGQSRLIVRRQAFSDLLRGEVSYDPS
- the dapF gene encoding diaminopimelate epimerase; this translates as MILHKYNGCGNDFILLDYAEDTDYSQLAASLCTKEKYDTDGLIAVKIDPLEMIYYNKDGSRAPMCGNGIRCFARYVNDQNMMNEQEFNVETLAGTRKITVLDPSPFYCSVDMGVPDDSPEKIKANQTYPIKNQEIEINGEKVTITSLFLGTIHTVVFVENAREEVWRKRGELICHHPLFKEKTNVNFVEVVNEQELIVRTYERGVGWTLACGTGCCASYVVAKETGKISADQVVVHLEQGDLMISGEDAIQMAGPAVHEWTRILEE
- the dapA gene encoding 4-hydroxy-tetrahydrodipicolinate synthase, which translates into the protein MIKGSIVALITPMNEEGSVDYAGLEKLIQFHLDEQTDGLLVLGTTGESSTLTQSEEEQILQLTVKKVAGRVPVIAGAGTNNTKETIEKAKHFASLGADALLVITPYYNKTSDAGLAAHFTAIAEASPIPLILYNVPSRTGMSIPIHVLVNLAEHPNIIGLKEASGDMAYVMDAARLIGEEFFLYSGNDDLILPVMSVGGSGVISVWANIQPKIVHELVKDTQDGRWQQAKEKQLNALELIHALFSETNPIPVKAAMSLLDLPSGPLRLPLVSLSKEKKKQLAQLLLKERTVEK
- the dapB gene encoding 4-hydroxy-tetrahydrodipicolinate reductase; amino-acid sequence: MKIGLIGSGQMGNRVEEVAQERGDTVLLLRTAPKEATTLAFTELPELLIDFSHPDNLEKILSYSLSYQLPLVIGTTGYTQSQFQEIKEHAKHVPVMYSANFSFGIMVMNQLIKQAAAMLQGWQIELIEKHHSRKKDAPSGTANMLLQTIQEVQKLQPVYNWQGKKREENQIGVHSIRAGSLPGEHDVLFAATDEIFTIKHESFSNRIFAAGAVEAADWLKDQSPGYYKLEDLLMDKGV
- the dapD gene encoding 2,3,4,5-tetrahydropyridine-2,6-dicarboxylate N-acetyltransferase, yielding MEAQEIIRYIQTASKKTPVKVYLNVTEPIEFKESKVFGEGSSFVVFGDYETIAPVLEAESEKIIEIEIETAARYSAVPLLDIKKINARIEPGAIIRDQVSIGNNAVIMMGAIINIGAVIGENTMIDMGAVLGGRATVGKNCHIGAGAVLAGVIEPASAKPVIVEDGVLVGANAVIVEGVHIGKDAVVAAGAVVLEDVAAETVVGGIPARVLKISDDQTKENTALIAALREL